The stretch of DNA gtcagcCTTGGATGAGTGGGGCTATAGCTTAGATGAGGTCGAGTTGGGCTGAAATCAACTTCTACAGACTTAACCACTTCAACAGATGTAGAAAGCACACTCTCGGACTGCactgcagcttggtttgggaaatgCTTTACCCAAGACCTCAAGATATTGCAaagttgtgaatgtagcccagaCGATCACACAGACCGGCCTCTCCATCTATACTCCACGCTGTCTCAGGAATGCAGCCAATAGTATCAAGGCCTTTTTCACCCCAGTCACTCTTACTTCTCCCCCTCTCATGTTGGGCAGACGATAGAAAAGTCTGGGCACTCATACGACCAGATTTAGGATCAGCTTCTACCCTTTATGGTCAAAAGCTTATTAAAGCTTTTCAATATACTATGGCTCATGTGACTACTGAATGGTCGTCCCGTAAGCCATGGTGTAGttgcaatcttccaacctacctcattgcagatggTGTTCTTTTCCCTCTGTAACAGCAGCAGTGTTGTTTGTAAAGCTATATTCTGTACTGTTACATTTTTCTCTTGGAACAGCATATTGTTGGTGGTCCATGCTAGGGGGTCCGGTGTGGTTGGGGTTAATACTCTTCCCTGCTCCCAGGAAGGTCTGGTCGGGGCTAATTCTCTgctgtctctctctccacccccccgccTCTCCCCAGGACGGCCTGAAGCCGACCACCTTCACGGTAGCCAACGTGCCCGGCTCGACTTGCGTGAACCAGTCGGCCTCCAACACCTCGACCAACCTGCAGGTGAGCAGCGGCCACAGCTTCCCCATCACCAACTACCTGGCCCCAGTCACCGCCATCAACAGCAACGGCAGCGTCTTCAAGCCCGGCGGCGGCGGCAACCCTGGTGGCATGGTGCAGATCCCCAGCGGCTTCACCCTCATGTCAGGTACGTGCCAACGGGCGGGGGTACGGCCACTGAGCAAGTGTACGGTGTGTGTGTACGGTGAGTGTACAGCGAATGGGCGAGGGGGTAGTGTGAGTGTGTACGGTGAGTGTACAGCGAATGGGCGAGGGGGTAGTGGGAGTGTAGGATGCTGGGGATCAGGGTGCGTATATTCATGCTCagggggggcgagggagggggggggttagtactgggtggtggggtgtggggaggggttaGTGCAttagtgggaggggagaggaggggtggttaGTACTGGATATGGGGGGATGGTggaggggtcagggggggggttAGTACATTAGTGACAACCACGCAGGGGGGGGAAGGAACTGGAGTAGTTTGTGCTGGATACGGCCATGGTGGAGATGTGTGAGCTGGCGATGCAGGTGGGCCGGGCCAGAACCAGGACAACCCCTGGGATGGGATCGCTGGGTCACTCTAGGCCGCAGTGCTGCTCTCGGTGCAACTAAGCTGGAGAGGAGGCCCTTGTTTGACAAGGTCTGAATTTGATGCCAAGGACTGGACTGGGAGTGACTGTCATGCCCCCTCTCTGAGTGGCCTGTAATCGCAATCACTCCCTCAGGCTCAGGGTGGCACGAAGGCCAAGGGTGAGCTAATGATGCAAGGGCAGATGAGAGAGAGCTCCCTGCTCCCGGTCGGTTGGTTCCCTGGTTCTGCGTGGCTGATCTTAGGTCGTGGGGTCCCCGTGCAGGCTGACTGCACTGGGTTTCCAGGATGGGCACATCCTGACAGTGGGAATGATTCCAGTCTGCCCAGTGGGAATGactgagaagggtcttgacccgaaacgccacccattccttctctccagcgatgctgcctggcccgctgacttactccagcattttgtatctagaatctgcagttccttccgacaccccTCAGTCTTTGCGGCTCAACCAGCCCCACAAACATTTGTGGAGTCTTCCTCTGCACAGACTGGCGACTACACTTCGTATCAGGGcagggtacagaagaggtttgttcgcaggatgttgcctggattcgaGGCTATTATCTAcacagagaggttggacaaacttggatagttttctctggagcgtcagagtaTGAGAGGCCTAGACAAGGTAGATAGACATCTTACAGGTGGGAATGGTTGAGTGGGAACGGTGCCAGCACTGCTGGGCAAGTGGCACTGTGAGCctgatgcggggggggggtggggggtggggaagagtgtCTCATGCCTGCTCTCTCCAAGGGACAGGGACGGGCTGAGGCCATTCACTCACTCAACCATGTCCCCACTGCAGTAAGATGGTGGTCAGTCCTCACCTGGTCCCAGGGTGCCCtctgccccccaccctccccccagtcAGAGTACCCTGGCCCCAGGGTGGAGGATTCACTTCCTCAGGGTGACTGGGGAAGGTGGGACGGATGAGGAGAATGCCAAAGACCAACTCCGCACCCGTCCCCGAGGGGAGAGAGTGACGCCCCCGACCCACCGTCTCTGCTGTGCCCAGAGTTAGCACagatccgatgggccgaatggcagctCCTGGTGGGTCTGTGATCCCATGTGGCTGGCAGCGTTGTGGCGGTGAGAGTCTGCGGGGCATTGCCAGTGTCCACCTGGGGTGGTGGAGTCTCGTTACGATTTTTAGCGGTGAAGGAGCAGCTTTTTCTCTACCcctccccggcccccccccccccctcccccgctgctTGGTTGACTCTGTTTTGTCCCCACCAGGCACTTCACTGCCAGGGACGCCATCCATCCCCCTGGGCCCATTGCAGTCACACTCGCTCACCATCCAGGGGCAGCAGGGGCAGGTGATGGGCGGCCAGTCGCAGCCAGGACAGCAGACCGTCTTCCGCTTCCCTGCCTCTGCCACCGGCCAGATCGTCTCCATTGCAGGCAAGTGTTGTTCCCGCACGGGCAGCCGTCAGCCGAGGGGGAGAGAACAGTGAGGGAggctggggttgggggggggggggggggggggggggacgggagttGCGACCACTGTCCCAGCGCTGGGCCCCCCACTAGCTCTGGACCCCGGTCCCTGGAAACAGTCGCTGCACTGAATCCTAGACTGTAAATCCAAACCTTGCCACGGACCCAGCCCCTGTAATCGAGGGTGCAGGGTACCCGCTGAGTGCGGCTACAGGTGCAGAACATAGAGTATCGATTGGTACAGGCGTAGGGTTACAGCGCAGGCACAGTGTGTACAGTGTGGGTACAGAACAGGTGCAGGCAAGTGCAGGACATCTGTGcactgtgctgtgtgtgtggggctgcaCGTCGCTGCCGGGCgtgtgggtggtggtgagggCAGGGGAGTGACATGTGTGTCTGTACAGGTGGGGGCCTTGCGCAGCAGTTACCGGTACAGACCATCCAGCTGCACCAGTCGCCGGCGCAGGTCAGCGTGCATCAATCCACGCAGCACACCGCAACCCTCAGCGACAGCAGCACCGACATCTCGCAGACTTCCACCAGCGCAACCAGTAAGGATGCTCTACCCCAGAGCCCCTCCCTACACTATCCccgcccccaccatccctcccgctcgccccaccacccctcccgctcgccccaccatccctccagctcgccccctccatccctcccgctctccccaccatccctcccacctctcccgccccccaccatccctcccgctctcccccaccatccctcccgctctcccccccacccctcccgctctccccccaccatcctcccgctctcccccaccatccctcccgctctcccccaccatccctcccgctctcccccaccatccctccccctctctcccccaccatccctcccgctcgctccccccaccatccctcccgctctccccaccatccctcccgctctctccccacatccctcccgctcccccccaccatccctcccgctctcccccccccaccatccctctcccGCTCTCCCCCCGCCATCCCTCCCGCTcgcccccccaccatccctcccctccccccaccatccctcccgctctcccccaccatccctcccgcccccccaccaccctcccgctccccccaccatccctcccgctctccccaccatccctcccgctctccccccaccatccctccccgctctccccaccatccctcccactctccctccccaccatccctccccgctctccccaccatccctcccgctctccccaccatccctcccgctctcccccaccatccctcccgctcgcccccaccatccctcccgctccccccaccatccctcccgctccccccaccatccctcccgctccccccaccatccctcccgctccccccaccatccctctcccactttccccaaccctccccccgccccccccccaccaccctcccctcccccccccatccccccctccccccacctccctccgcctccccccccaccatccctcccgctccccccccctccccctcccgctccccccaccccccccccccccccccccccccccccatctccactctGCCCCCtcatcctgctcccccccccctgtgaGTGGGTACATGAGTGCCTAAGCAGGGacagtgggtgggagggagggctgTTGCTGTGTACTGATCCTGGTCTGTCTGCTCTCTCACGCTGCAGTGACACTGCCCGCCACCATCGTGACCTCATCGGCCCCCTCGTCCATGGCCAGCCACGTGATGTATCCCAGCCCTCATGGAACTGTGATGTACACCACCTCCAGCCCCGGCCTGTCCGACGGCCTTGCAGTGCTCAATGCCTTCTCGCAGCCGTCCTCAGCGATGCAGGTGTCACACGGCCAGATGCACGAGCAGGGTAAGGTGACCCCAGGGGTCGGGCTCCCACGCCCCAGCCCAGGTATGGAGAGCCGCAGGCAGGGGGCGCAGTTCCTTCCTTGTGatgcctctgtctctgcctctgctgcGTTTTAGTTTCAAATATTGCCGCAGTAGATTGtctgtttattatttttaaagCATTCATCGCTGACAGAACTAGCATTTATTGCGTGTCGTTAACTGGAGCAGGTGGGCATGAGCTGCTGGAGATGGAGCTCCCTGCCAAGATTTACACCTAATGACAGTGGCATATTTCTCAATGGGAAAGTCTGTAACCTCCGTCCCCGTTTccttacaggataaagggatggCATTTCAGCGCCTCAGGTCAACGCTGACACACACAGCAACCCCACCCCCACGCCAATTTTCCCTTTAACCTGTTCTTTCCACATTCTCATTAACTCCCCCACATTCTCTCCctcgcctacacactagggggaatttacagctgctaattaacccaccaacctgcacgtctttgggatgtgggaggaaacagggaggctgagcaaactacacacagacaacgCCAGAGGTCAGCATTGAAACGGGGACGCTGACAccgaggcagtggctctatcagCTGTCAGTGTCACCGTGGAGATAGCGGTGTTCCCAGGATTGATGTCAAGATGTAATGGAGGAAAGGATGCCCGCTGCTCAGTGTTAACCACTTGATGCACTTTAATCTGCCGATGCACAGGTGGTCTGACAGAAGGGGACAGGTCAACCCATGCACAGGACAAAAGGTGAAAGGTCAGACCCATTTGCGGGACGTCAAGGTGAAAGGTCAGACCCATACACAAGATGTCAGACAGAACGTGCAAGGCCAAACCCAGGATCTCAGGAAGTAGGTGAAAGGTCAGACATGCTCAGAATATGAAAGGTGAAAGGACGTCTGACAGAAGGTGAAAGGTCAGGCATAGGATACAGTCTCCGTTGAACAAGTGAAGACATGAGAGCAGACGGTGGTTCCTGTTGACCTGATCTTGGACAGCCTGGATCATGTGAACATTGTTAATAGAATGGAGAATATTCAAGAATGATATCAGGAAATATTCCTTGTTCTGGATCTGCCAGTGACCTGCTGCCTTTCAGCATTGGGTGGGAACAAAGcactttagttttgagatacagcgcagaatcaggccattcgccccaccgagtccacaccaaccagcgacccccattcacactagcactgtcctacgcatactagggacaactgacagaagccaattcatctacaagcctgtatgtctttggaacgtgggaggaaaccagagatcccggagaatacccgcactggtcacagggagaacgtacagactccgtacagtcagcacccgtagtcaggatcgagcccacgtctctggtgctgtgtggcagcaaccgCCGTGCCACCCGTATTATAGTTGCTCGTTGATTCAAAGAGTCGGTCTCAGTTGTGGAGATGAAGACAATCCAACAGAACCACAAGAAACTTCATTACTGTGATGGTTATTGTACTACTATAGTTCAGTTTGCTAAGAAACTCTGATAATTTATTATTACTGGTGTTGCATATTAATGCCTGAaaagctgcagaaagtaagaatttaattgatgAGGATCATATcgggtgcatatgacaaataaacactctgaCTCGGTTACTGTTACTGTCGCTGGATTTTTCTGTTAcaattacttgaatttagatGTCCCAGCTGCTGGCTGTAGATCAGTGGACCGTCCTTGTGTCCGGACTGGTCCCCTGCTGTTGTACTCGGTTCTTGTGAGGTGTGTTGCCTGTTGGCGTGCGATGATGtgactggagagaaggcagagcaGTGAATGCACGGGGCAGTAGTCTCACCGAGAAAGGTCGGCAAGaaagggtcagagagagagagagggccttGGCGATGTGGGAGGACGATTTGGTTTGTGTTTGCAAAGAAATCTGGAGGAGGAAGAGGCGGGCATGGCGTGCAGCAGAGAAGGAGATGAGCTCGTTCTCTGCTTGAAGTGGGGCCTTGGAAGCTGTGACGGTTTGTCGGAGGCAAGCaggcacacaaagggtgatgtgtaggaaagaactgcagatcctaatttgcaccaaagatagagacaaaataatgaagtaactcagcgggacaggcagcacctggagaagggaatgggtgacgtttcgggtcgagacccttcttcagtggtctGGTGCTGGCATCCCGCATACACTCGGAGGCTGTGCGCTTGGACTGAGGATGGATTTGGTGTTGTGTTGAGCTGCTTGTTGTCTCTTGCAGGTGGTGTCCCTCAGGTTGTGCTGACTGCTCCCACCGGCACAGTCCAAATCCCACTGTCAGCTGTCCAGCTGCACCAGGTACTGCTCATCACTGACAGCCCACATCAAGGGGTAGGGcttgggctctctctctctctgtttctctctctttctctctctctcactttctctctctcactctccctcactctccctcactcactgccTCTGTCTTTCACTCATCCCACTCTGGAGCAAGGTTTAGATGTCACTCTATGGGTGGGTGTCCTGGTACCAGATGATGGTGAGGGGcagtggctggggaagaggttgaTAGGGGCTGGGGTGGGTATTGTCAGTGAATACAGAGTGTCTCCTGTCCCGGCGGTTACAGAGAGATGCCTGCTCTCCCTGGGCCCTCTCGGGCTCCACATTGTGTGGCGTCACCGGATACGGACTATGTGACTGCCGGACCCACAGCGGTGCCTGTGGCCAGCGTGTGATCCTGAACCCCAGTCCTGAATGGTGGGGCAGGGCACGGTGAGCCCAGGGTTCTGCAAGGTGGGCTGGGGTGGGAGGAGCGGGCACACCGTGGGGTCAGGGGTAGGATGCCTGGTCACAGCACTGGGTATTGGATGATCCCTGGACCAAgggtgggaggagaggtgggaaggTGTGTAACATGATCAGGCCAGGAGtggggggtggaagaggtctaaCATGCTTCCTGAGTCAGTGAAGAGGTGGAACATGTTCCCTGGACCAACAGtaggggagaggtgggaagaagtgtaaggTGATCACTGGGCCAGGAATGGGTTGGGAAGATGTGTAACATGTTCCCTCGGCCAGGAGGGCCGGCTAGAGGTGTAACGAGAACCCTGGGAATGGGGGAGTGGGGAAAAGATGTCTACTGTAATCCCGGGGGATGGGGGTGTGATTGATGTGTAACATGATCGTTGGGCcaggaatggggtgggggggaggtgggaagaggTGTGAGCCCAATCCCTGGGCTTGGGAATAGGAGCTGCAATAGGGGCTGAGTGGTGATAACCGGTGGTGATTTGTGGCAGGCAGTGATTGCTGACCTCCTGTTTCCACAGATGACGGTGATTGgccagcactccagcactggTAACTTGACAGAGCTTCAGGTGAGCAGCCTGGACACCACACACAGCAACAAGTTGGCCCAGAACGACTAGTGACTGCCGCGCACAACTCCACAGGAGCACCAGTTATTTAAACTAAAAACTGCCtgctatatttatttattttttgcctcccctctccctccgcccTGCTTTATTCAGAAAGAATGGATGGAGATTTTTCTAAATCAATGTGAAATTATTGACTGCCTGAGGTTTATCTTTTTCATAACTGAAAGCGATTTTCCCGCTGTGGACCCAAATCAGGCTTCAGCCAAAGATTCACACTCTGTCGATAAGGCCGTGTAAATAAACCTcactcttctccctgctccttggAGGAACAAAGTTTTCTTCCAAACTTTGTTGAAAATATGTCTGGTTTTGTGGCGGCTCGGCTTTTAGCTGCAAATTTTGAATGtggcttgggtgggggtgggggtagtgcCCAGGGTCTGTATCCAACTCTCCGAGTCACGGTCACCGCcccctgggctgggctgggctgcggcTAATTTTaatgttgcaggattatcatgGCACTAAAGTTTCCACAATGATCTCTCCAACaattattttgttattatatTTGTACTGAGAATAAAATTGTTGGAgggacatgtgtgtgtgtataatatatgtatgtttctgtgtttgtgtatatataatatatatatatgaagtaTACAGACACATataatatacacatgcacacgcgTGCTCACACATATCCACGTGCACAAAAGTATTTAGAATGTGCTTTTAATGGAGACTATGAATTTTCATTGGCAATTTGTATTAAATTGGTTGACCTCTTGGAGTGGTCGTTTGGGGGACAGGCGGGGAACATAGTCAGTGGCCTTAACACTGTGCCATGAGAGTGAAGAAGAAGCCTCTTTCTGTTGCCGCAACCTCTGCCAATCGGCTAGAGAAGCAGGCAAGTATACGGGACAGCAGCAGCCATCCAATTGGCTACACGCCCCCATTGGTGGATAGAAGGAGGATCGGGATTGGCTCCGTTCTCTCCATTGGATTAGAGCAGGATCAGGATTTGCCACAAGTCCTCCCATCTTCCCATCCCAAATGAGATTATCTTCCCATCAAAAGGGATCAACTGTGGGATTGGTGGTAACTCCTGGTCTGTCGTGTAAGAGCAGGATTTCTGCCGGTTGTGTTTCACCCATCCCATCCCAGCCCATTGAAGAGTAGCATTAGGATAGGTTGCAGTTcctcttcaaacaaaaaacattctaTTGGacaaattcagtaggtcaggcagtatctgtggaggggaacagacaatgtttcaggtcagtgccttcttcagactgattagcttCTCATGGGCAAAGAAGGGAACGAAGTTGGTTGTAAAGTTGAGTGTTGCCCTGATTGACCAATAGTCTGCTTTTGCTTGTTGTCTCTGTTTATGAATGCAGAATGATGATTCAGTATTTTTACGTCTGTCATTATGTATCCTGTGAGAAGCAAGACCTGGGCTTAGAGAGGAGTTGGGTATTTTCCCGAGATAGCGGGTGGGCACTAACGGAACTATCAGCATATAAGATGTTGCCTGCAATTGGGATCAGTTtttgaggagtggggggagggggggagccctGCTGCCTGTTTCAGTTTGTTGAAGGGATCGATAAGAAAGATAATGACGATGGTGGGTGAGGGGATTGCTGCTGTTGTGTAGCTTGTGGCCTGGGATCATTCACCCTGCAGTGGAGAGGCAAAGGTGAGGCTGACCCTTTCTGACCGGGCTGCTGAGCAGCTAATCTTCCATTCTCCCCCAGTCCACCTCTACAGCATGCTGTCCTGTGTGTTTGTGGGGTGACTCTTTGCTTCTGTATACCCACTGCCCAAGATGGCAGCCTTGATCCTCTGGCCACTGACTTGTTCCTGGCCTCTGGCCTTCCCTGCCTGCCATGGCTCTTCAGTGATTGGCCCAATTGCAAGCTGCTGCTTTTTTGTACTTGGTGCTATGAAGGGAGGCGTTTTAATAGGAAGCGGCCACTACTTTTTTATAAAATGCCTTGAAAGAGAGAGTTTATTTTTATAGGTGTTTATTCAGTATTTATGTATTACAgagaagatgagaaaaacacttgtAAATTGTATTGCAGTTTTTACGTGTATGAGTTTGTATCACGcggggcaggggagggaggggggaggcagggagggctgtgtggtttttttttagaaTTTTTTCACAGTATAAAACTATTGCCACGGGTTGCAGATAAAGGAGCTGGATGTGTCATCAAGCAGACAGTTGCCAGACATGCCTGGATTTGGTGTGGTTCACACCATGAAAGCTTTTTCTTAAAATAAAAGAAACAattttttattgtttgtttttttgttgtgtttGGATCCTGTTAATTCTTTGCTTTTGGAGCTCTGGAGGATATTTGGATATAAACAGCACTGTGCATGGAAACATCTTTCTGCATTAACAGAATTTAAAATGCTCTTTAAATAAGTGTAATAAATCTTGCAACCAGGAATTGTGTAGGGGTGTGGCAACCACGGCACAAAGTAAATGGAAGTTCTGCCCTGGCAGGGTGCACATGTGTTGGTGTGGCTGAGTACAGATGTTAGTTTGCCTGCACCAGAATctttgagtgtttgtgtgtgactGCCTGTCTGTGTGTTGCTGCTAGATTTGATCTGCTGCATGTGTACACGTTGGTGCAAGCCTGTTAGCCCCTGCCTCTGTAGGTGGGCTCATTCTTTATCTGGTGACAGGCCCCTTGCATTCACTGTGTGCAGGCACCCACTTTGAGTACTGACGACAAAGATCTTCCACGTTTATCATCTCTTGACTCTTCCCTTTCTGAATCTCTGTCCATTTCAGGTGATAGGTTAATGACAAACATCTATTCCAGGTCCACAGGAATCTCTACCATACTTCCTTCCACTCTGCCTCCAGTAAGAACTCTGTTCTCTCCCAATCTCTTCCCCTCCATGTATCTGCTCTGACCATTAGACTTTCTGCACAGATGCTCTGATGTCTTCCTCAACCATGATGTCCCTTTTTTCTACAGatgatgcttgacctgctgaatgtttacagctttctctgtttttattattccaggcatgctttgttttattttcttgcTCATTTGAGGTTATTCTGAGTCTAAAATGGTGCATGCCTCCTTTCATCAACTTCATTGTTACAAGAGATGCATTCTGTTTGAAGACAAGAATTCTGTTCATGAATGTGCCAGGAATGGAAGCAGAGGCGATTAGTTTGAActtagcattatgtttggcacagacattgtgggccgaagggtatgtTCCTGGACTCTACTGTTCGATGTTCTGCCCTTGGACATTTATTCGTGGACATTTGTGTTACTTCGTGTTCAAATCCTTAGGTTCGAATGGGTGAAAATGCTGCATGCACTGCCATCTGTTGGACTTTATGTCACACTTCAGATTTATGTCAAAAAGCAGAAAAAAGGTTTTGACAAATAAAAAGAGTGCCAGAAACAGTCAacagcaccatctgtggagagagttaACGTGTCAGGTTTCTGACTTGAAGAAATGTCATTAACCTGGACTATCAATTCTAATTCCCTTTCTACAATTGTCTGACgctgagcatttccaacattCTCAGTTCTTTCTATCAGATAAATTGAGTTATGGTGATGCAaaagacggcagatgctggaatctggagtaaataaaatgctggagatactcagcaagttgagcagcatctgtggggagaaaatAATTGTCGATGTAATGGTGTGGTTTGGCAGGAACTTCCAGAATGTAGACTTATTATGAAAGACTGATGATATATTTCCAAATAAAGACGGAATGAGAGTAGACGGGGAACTTGAAACAAGTGGTGTCCACTGTCTTCCTTCGTGGTAAGATCATAGGCTTGGAAGGTGCTGTTGAAGTAATGTAGGTGAGTAACCGCAGTGCATTCAGGAGCAGTGACTGGtgctggagggaatgaatggttCGTATGATGGAGAGGTGCTAATTGCATGGGGTGTATTAGGTGAACAGTGCTCCACCATGTTGCCTACTTCTGCCTTATCAGTGGTAAAAAGGTCTTGGGAGTCCCGTGAGCCATTGCCACAGCCTCAGGGATGAGGGACCTTCATTTTGTGAACAGATGGGAGAAGCTGGAGTTGTTCTCCTTCGAATGGAGGATGTGAAGGAATTTAATTGAACATAAAggtgttcagcacaggaacagac from Leucoraja erinacea ecotype New England chromosome 5, Leri_hhj_1, whole genome shotgun sequence encodes:
- the srfb gene encoding serum response factor b isoform X2, translating into MLQSQAGASDSASTTGILQPAAPPPPAGNMREPPLSTAAYSGSEPSSDEEDELVAPPAPVDRRGLKRRVSDMEAAAGLARVSGSGHDPSLDCGPGLAAAGGGGVYGVAAVAGGAAAAAGLKPGKKTRGRVKIKMEFIDNKLRRYTTFSKRKTGIMKKAYELSTLTGTQVLLLVASETGHVYTFATRKLQPMITSETGKALIQTCLNSPDSPPRSDPTTDQRMSATGFEETDLTYQVSETDSSGENKDGLKPTTFTVANVPGSTCVNQSASNTSTNLQVSSGHSFPITNYLAPVTAINSNGSVFKPGGGGNPGGMVQIPSGFTLMSGTSLPGTPSIPLGPLQSHSLTIQGQQGQVMGGQSQPGQQTVFRFPASATGQIVSIAGGGLAQQLPVQTIQLHQSPAQVSVHQSTQHTATLSDSSTDISQTSTSATMTLPATIVTSSAPSSMASHVMYPSPHGTVMYTTSSPGLSDGLAVLNAFSQPSSAMQVSHGQMHEQGGVPQVVLTAPTGTVQIPLSAVQLHQMTVIGQHSSTGNLTELQVSSLDTTHSNKLAQND
- the srfb gene encoding serum response factor b isoform X1; translation: MLQSQAGASDSASTTGILQPAAPPPPAGNMREPPLSTAAYSGSEPSSDEEDELVAPPAPVDRRGLKRRVSDMEAAAGLARVSGSGHDPSLDCGPGLAAAGGGGVYGVAAVAGGAAAAAGLKPGKKTRGRVKIKMEFIDNKLRRYTTFSKRKTGIMKKAYELSTLTGTQVLLLVASETGHVYTFATRKLQPMITSETGKALIQTCLNSPDSPPRSDPTTDQRMSATGFEETDLTYQVSETDSSGENKDGLKPTTFTVANVPGSTCVNQSASNTSTNLQVSSGHSFPITNYLAPVTAINSNGSVFKPGGGGNPGGMVQIPSGFTLMSGTSLPGTPSIPLGPLQSHSLTIQGQQGQVMGGQSQPGQQTVFRFPASATGQIVSIAGGGLAQQLPVQTIQLHQSPAQVSVHQSTQHTATLSDSSTDISQTSTSATMTLPATIVTSSAPSSMASHVMYPSPHGTVMYTTSSPGLSDGLAVLNAFSQPSSAMQVSHGQMHEQDDGDWPALQHW